The following nucleotide sequence is from Vicinamibacterales bacterium.
ACGACCACGAGCTTCGCGGCGAAGACCGCGGCGAGAAACACCAGGAAACGGTGGCGGCGCACGGCGGAGCATCGCCGCCGAATCAGCGCGACGCGGTGGACGACGGCTTGCGCATGAACTGCGCGATTCCCGGCTCGGCCATCAGCTTCTCGACGGCGTCGATCTCCGACGGCACGAACGCGGACATGTTCTCGTAGCCGCTCTCCGTGATCACGATCATGTCTTCGAGACGGATGTAGACGCGATCGTCCGGAATGGTCAGCGCCGGTTCGATGGTGAACACCATGCCCGGCCGATAGCCGGAAAAGTTCTTCGAGACGTCATGGACTTCCATGCCCACCATGTGGCCGAGGGTCGCGTTCGGCCGCGGCGACGCCAGCCGCGCCCGGTAGCTCTCGACGAAGCGCACCGCCGCATCCCGGTTCTTCTGGCTGCGGAACCCGTGCGACGCCATCGCGTCGTCCATCTTCCGGACGACGTCCTTCAGGATGTCGCCGGTGGCGCCCGGGCGGATGGACGTCATGATCGCCTGATACAGCTTCACGTAGATGCCGTACAGCTCGCGCTGATCGGGCGTGAACTTGCCGTTCGCCGGGAACATGCGCGTCACGTCGGAGGTGTAGTACTGGTAGTCGGGGGCGTAGTCGAAGAGCACGAGGTCGCCGGATTTCAGCTGCGCCTGCGCGGCGTGGTAGTGCGGCCAGGCGGCGTTGGTGCCGGTGGCGACCAGCCCGTAATAAGCCGGGCCCTGCGCGTTGTGCTTCTTGAAGATGTAGTCGCCGATCGCCTCGATCTCGTACTCGTACATTCCCGGCTCCGCCGAGCGCATCCCTTCCATCAGCGCCAGGCCGGCGATTCTGGTCGACTCGCGCAGCAGGGCGATCTCGCGCGCGCTCTTCACCATCCGCAGCTCGTCGAGCACGTCGTCGAGATTCTCGAACCGGGCGCCCGGCGCCTTCTCCGCCAGGCGTGACTTGAAGAACTCCTCGCGCGAGCCCGGCAGGTCCCACGGATCGGCGGCCCTGGCGCGGGCGTGCGCCGCGGCGCGATCGGGCGTGCCCATCAGCGTCGTCTCGCCGCGGACGGCCGTGTAGATCGTCCGCCCGGCGAGACTCGCGGCAAAGGCGTCGAACTCCTCGCGCGGCCGCA
It contains:
- a CDS encoding Xaa-Pro aminopeptidase; its protein translation is MKRHLLVLACVAGGVFATVSAQPPLFSTSLPKEEFAARRAKVLQTIGDGVAVLQGATETSAYEKFRQGNQFYYLTGVITPRAILAIDGRTKTSTLYLPPNNPQMERSEGPLLGPGPAAEQLSGIERVRPREEFDAFAASLAGRTIYTAVRGETTLMGTPDRAAAHARARAADPWDLPGSREEFFKSRLAEKAPGARFENLDDVLDELRMVKSAREIALLRESTRIAGLALMEGMRSAEPGMYEYEIEAIGDYIFKKHNAQGPAYYGLVATGTNAAWPHYHAAQAQLKSGDLVLFDYAPDYQYYTSDVTRMFPANGKFTPDQRELYGIYVKLYQAIMTSIRPGATGDILKDVVRKMDDAMASHGFRSQKNRDAAVRFVESYRARLASPRPNATLGHMVGMEVHDVSKNFSGYRPGMVFTIEPALTIPDDRVYIRLEDMIVITESGYENMSAFVPSEIDAVEKLMAEPGIAQFMRKPSSTASR